GGGATTTAGGTAAATTATTACGTTTTTGGGCAGAGTCGATGTAAATAAAACTTGATTTtgtgtttaaaaaatccatctaTTCTGTTGATACTTGAGGtatataatgaaataatatatATGGAAAAAGCCAGTAAGATCAAATTAAGTGTCTTCAATATTCAACAATAACAATTTGGTAAaacaaattgaagaaatttaataTCAAAGAGTGAATATCACTTAGCATGAATTTATGTAAAGAGCAGAAGATAATGAGCATATCGATATTTTCCAGGCGTTTTATATCAAACACAGGACCAACTCCTGTACCGGCCGGATTTACCAGCACACTCTCGGGTCTACGTGCCGGCGCCTTCGATGTTTAAATTACCTTATCAAAGTGTTTACACACGCACACGGGACGGTACTCTGTTACATATGTTTTTTATAGTCCAATCAGGAGAAAAAGCTAAACGCTCCCCGACAATATTGTTCTTGCATGGAAATGCGGGAAATATCGGTCATAGGCTTAAAAATGTATTGGGATTGTATCATAATGCTAATTGCAATGTTTTGATGCTGGAGTACAGAGGATATGGCCTCTCCCAAGGTAGTCCGTCCGAGGAGGGTTTATACATGGATGCTCAAGCAGGAATTGACTTTTTAACAGCTCGAAATGATATAAATACTTCTGAAATTATAGTTTTTGGTAGATCTTTAGGTGGTGCAGTCGCTGTTGATTTAGCAACGAAATTTgataatgaaacaaaaatttggTGTCTTATTTTGGAGAATACATTCACCAGTATTCCTGACATGGCCTCAATTTTGATTAGCTCAAAATTGCTCCATCATTTACCATTAATCTGCTACAAAAATCAGTTCATGTCAGTGAGAAAGATACATTTCCTGAGAATTCCTACATTGTTCATATCAGGATTATCCGACAAACTTGTGCCACCACATATGATGAAAGAATTGCATAAAAAATGTGGTAGCTCGTACAAACGTTTAATTTCGATACCAGGGGGCACACACAATGAAACATGGAATCGAGATGGTTATTACAAACATCTGCAAACATTCATTAATGAACTTAGACAAAAGCCACCAATGCGAATGCCAGCTAGTCACGTCTATCAAATAGATGATATTTAGTACTGAAGTTTACTATGAATTTTATACAAATTGCGTCCACAACAATAATTCATGAGGTCCGTAGTTAAGTGGAATAACGTCTGTCTacgaaggaatttttttttaattagtggCAAGTCATTTTAACACCAGTTATTTCTTAGATTTGAGGTTAACATTGCTTTCGTCAATGTATAATTCACTaaccaatttttcattgcatGTGTCCTCCAATAGAATATTAGATTTTGGCAAAAGTTttataagttttttttttcacttatgCATTCCACTTAACAACAGAATAaaccaaaaattattaatgatcCGGGGGATATTGCTGTGATGATACAGATAGATTACCAATTTTGTTAAGAATCttatttattgaatacaaaaaaaaacttcctcCAGTGTATCTCTTTGTAAGGAGAAGAGTTTGTACGAGATAACATAAATTTCACCGAGTATTATAGAGGTGTATGGAAAGAGTTTTCATATAAGTCAGCGAAACAtggaaacaaataaatatgttTATATGGTTGGTAGAAAAGAGGTTGGAGATATCGAgtgaaaattagatttttaaattattttgtaaatatcaccGAGAAGAAGATATCGATATTTCCTAGTTAAATAAGAGTATTCTACACTTAGGGATTAACGCGACAAGACGAATTCATTGGTTctctaaataattat
This genomic interval from Diachasmimorpha longicaudata isolate KC_UGA_2023 chromosome 4, iyDiaLong2, whole genome shotgun sequence contains the following:
- the LOC135161228 gene encoding protein ABHD13, whose product is MKMSLHGRLSRSALVRFFGGIAMKCWAYSGAYILFCIVLYWLYGGILAFFLLCFATTGVLYQTQDQLLYRPDLPAHSRVYVPAPSMFKLPYQSVYTRTRDGTLLHMFFIVQSGEKAKRSPTILFLHGNAGNIGHRLKNVLGLYHNANCNVLMLEYRGYGLSQGSPSEEGLYMDAQAGIDFLTARNDINTSEIIVFGRSLGGAVAVDLATKFDNETKIWCLILENTFTSIPDMASILISSKLLHHLPLICYKNQFMSVRKIHFLRIPTLFISGLSDKLVPPHMMKELHKKCGSSYKRLISIPGGTHNETWNRDGYYKHLQTFINELRQKPPMRMPASHVYQIDDI